A stretch of Coccidioides posadasii str. Silveira chromosome 2, complete sequence DNA encodes these proteins:
- a CDS encoding uncharacterized protein (EggNog:ENOG410PFUZ~COG:S~BUSCO:9174at33183), with protein MATTAEVQAILRFLSQESKVPLALAIAKVKDLRDSNLLNIEALAKADIKQLQTIFNNAKIAKQVSNGAKRAVKKRSADADLTRSTPKRSRRTQGPEGLATPAQLESSLAISISTDADAISETTVVTNRAPLVLAFAFVLLKYTMPEQPISSRLSLAQAVVSANSRSKAAKLGIEKGPSAEEEGWAKGQPSVKVLGREISVLKRLGYFGDPEGEDGGSQASSITLPEEAKVSEDSPSLWGLDLEALRKSNGPVLPGASRGQPSILPIYRPESARDYLLKSFSFDEQDSSVAQSKKRGNPAEMGSNQEKCLGLLLGAVDLLCTSWSSTLSKYELDRRAWAWYLKVRPDVQAGPAGWGQKGRVHLSDILALRK; from the exons ATGGCGACTACAGCAGAGGTTCAAGCAATACTACGCTTTCTCAGTCAAGAATCGAAAGTTCCCCTCGCGCTTGCCATAGCAAAGGTCAAAGACCTTCGGGATTCCAATCTACTCAA CATTGAAGCTCTCGCAAAAGCGGATATTAAACAGCTTCAGACTATATTCAACAACGCCAAGATTGCAAAACAAGTATCTAATGGCGCGAAGCGAGCAGTAAAGAAGCGTTCTGCAGACGCAGATTTAACCCGATCAACGCCCAAAAGGTCCAGAAGAACTCAAGGGCCGGAGGGACTTGCAACTCCGGCGCAACTCGAGTCCTCTTTAGCAATTTCTATTTCTACAGATGCGGACGCGATCTCAGAAACCACTGTCGTCACCAACCGGGCACCTTTGGTGcttgcttttgcttttgtcctGCTAAAGTATACGATGCCAGAGCAACCTATTTCCAGCAGACTTAGTCTTGCTCAAGCCGTGGTCAGTGCTAATAGTCGTTCTAAAGCTGCTAAACTGGGCATCGAGAAAGGTCCAAGCGCAGAGGAGGAAGGCTGGGCAAAGGGACAGCCTTCAGTAAAAGTTCTTGGAAGGGAGATTAGTGTTTTAAAAAGACTGGGCTATTTTGGGGACCCGGAGGGGGAGGATGGGGGTTCTCAAGCATCTTCAATCACACTCCCAGAAGAAGCGAAAGTTTCCGAGGATTCTCCGTCCTTATGGGGTCTGGACTTGGAGGCCCTGCGAAAATCAAATGGACCCGTACTTCCAGGCGCAAGTAGGGGACAACCTTCAATCCTTCCAATCTACAGACCAGAATCTGCTCGTGACTACTTGTTAAAATCGTTCAGCTTCGATGAGCAAGACTCTTCGGTGGCCCAAAGTAAGAAACGGGGAAACCCGGCAGAAATGGGCTCGAACCAAGAAAAGTGTCTCGGACTCCTGCTCGGTGCGGTTGATTTACTCTGTACGTCTTGGTCATCTACGCTGAGCAAGTATGAGTTGGATAGGCGAGCGTGGGCTTGGTACCTGAAAGTTAGACCAGATGTTCAGGCCGGCCCGGCCGGATGGGGTCAGAAAGGGAGAGTTCACTTATCTGATATTCTCGCCCTAAGAAAGTGA
- a CDS encoding uncharacterized protein (SECRETED:SignalP(1-19)~EggNog:ENOG410PKXI~COG:S~BUSCO:6798at33183): MKLFATGLVLALVATEVVGSSNWFTRAVYNRWHETELERWLSDHDIPYPTYADRRDLENLVKKNWDAYIQAPITHTTDAVSDSYEQAKEWIFDSWSESHLKAFLDRHGIPNPQPRKRDTLLSAVRDNYEAIAHKLGQTTQYPGNWLYDHWSESDLKEYLDSHGYAVPQPTTRDKLIAVIRRNARRASIESKKAAAAASSSAAAAQESLTEALFNAWSESDFKKFFDEHDIKVPQGSRRNELVALARKHRKSLLQEPTSSITSLYGAATSKAGNEFARATEDARMKIDDLFNSAIEQWSDSRLKAYLDARGVPVPQGSKRNDLLATVRLHSHKAATGYSAWTFDTWTKENLGKYLSSQHKGALEKLEGSRNDLLKQAQDAYISASKTGGDSYASMTSYLASATDAAKDMSLNTWSKDDLRKYLESYGLKIRRDIEIEELREEARRNANYFMYGTLVQEAGILDRVWSAGQWVWDQLKIGALSGRSEGQKAADAVKEKAADAKKKVDL; this comes from the exons ATGAAGCTCTTTGCAACGGGTTTGGTCCTGGCCCTAGTAGCCACCGAGGTCGTCGGATCTAGCAATTGGTTTACCAGAGCTG TTTATAATAGGTGGCATGAAACTGAATTGGAACGGTGGCTGTCTGATCATG ATATCCCGTATCCAACTTATGCAGACCGCAGGGACCTGGAGAATCTAGTCAAAAAAAACTGGGACGCATATATCCAGGCTCCTATAACTCATACAACGGACGCAGTCAGCGATTCTTATGAGCAGGCGAAAGAGTGGATTTTTGATTC ATGGAGTGAATCGCATTTGAAGGCGTTTCTGGACAGACATGGGATTCCAAATCCTCAACCAAGAAAGAGGGACACTCTTTTATCCGCCGTAAGGGATAACTACGAAGCAATTGCGCATAAGCTTGGCCAGACAACACAGTATCCTGGGAACTGGTTGTATGATCACTGGTCAGAGTCCGACTTGAAGGAATATCTCGACAGCCATGGCTACGCCGTCCCACAACCAACAACCCGAGATAAACTGATCGCTGTAATTCGAAGGAATGCGAGACGCGCTAGTATTGAATCCAAAaaggctgctgctgctgcatcTTCTTCGGCTGCCGCAGCACAAGAGAGCCTAACTGAAGCTTTGTTCAACGCCTGGTCCGAGTCAGATTTTAAGAAATTTTTTGATGAGCATGACATCAAAGTCCCACAGGGCTCTCGACGCAATGAATTGGTCGCATTGGCACGTAAGCACCGCAAGTCGCTTCTGCAAGAGCCAACATCCTCGATCACGTCGTTATATGGTGCAGCGACTTCGAAAGCTGGAAATGAGTTCGCACGAGCAACAGAAGATGCCCGAATGAAAATAGATGACCTTTTCAACTCCGCTATCGAACAGTGGTCTGATTCCCGCCTTAAGGCATATCTCGACGCCCGCGGCGTACCCGTCCCCCAAGGATCAAAGCGCAATGACCTTCTGGCCACAGTGCGCTTGCATAGCCATAAGGCTGCCACCGGATATTCCGCTTGGACCTTTGATACCTGGACTAAAGAGAATCTCGG AAAATACTTGTCCTCTCAACATAAGGGAGCCCTGGAGAAACTCGAGGGGAGCAGAAATGATCTTTTAAAGCAGGCTCAGGATGCATACATCAGTGCCTCCAAGACTGGTGGCGATAGCTACGCATCAATGACCTCATATCTTGCTTCCGCCACCGACGCAGCAAAGGACATGAGCTTGAACACTTGGTCGAAAGACGATCTCCGGAAATATTTGGAGTCGTATGGACTCAAAATCCGGCGTGACATAGAGATAGAAGAGCTCCGTGAAGAAGCAAGACGAAATGCGAATTATTTCATGTATGGCACACTCGTGCAGGAAGCGGGTATTTTGGATCGAGTGTGGAGTGCTGGGCAGTGGGTCTGGGACCAATTGAAAATTGGTGCCCTGAGTGGGAGATCTGAGGGACAGAAGGCGGCCGATGCGGTAAAGGAGAAGGCAGCGGACGCAAAGAAGAAGGTTGACTTGTAA
- a CDS encoding uncharacterized protein (EggNog:ENOG410PQ9Z~COG:S~TransMembrane:1 (o346-370i)~BUSCO:5505at33183), translating to MAQPPSSLLPSDQRDESRRNTHTTQIRSLSSGLESSSEGSPIQNVFSDEFSLEPLDQFSSNRSSLTTRSLTDNSPPSPLSLDGARPSSMVSPFDDSSDSSRIVMQTPREPPIISDQGRHVPVETSPAARAASVSSETTSNQSSTRRSLSPSSRFSMPRAMSPYRGQTRPSHPYAMYPQGIGVARSSSTSTVSTVRPPERNFVAAAPQHPYAMYSQNTVPEEADGAQNPPIPIGFPRQTQPYQVPSTQAPNEVGDIVGPDGHMEQLPPYSRYPESLPAKRELASDEDVSTDTAPTTDETAVSPRPAGSSDAGEDRQDANLSLNDTSGGFKEKLTKKGRKKVCCGVPLWMFFLVAAVLLLGTVIGGVIGGLLGSQQGAKRDPPASSTPTATVTVTAGTLDAIPLPTGDPGSLLPLPTGQFNIPAGTLQDNSSNCVTASEYERSWQCRAIGMFNYEIQKDRDENAMIVFTSYNVSGHFYYGAQPPIFRDPDHPLELMLDKTNVSLGPAYFFFTAFDKLVIIPDEAFPRPIPKRGVDGSRLLQRWPRLFERVSSSPGDKPWFCWWNNTLIEVFIYANETSSATEAANSPSPSPSGTATSDAYEPEQTIGERGGVRLPQTPQNFSPRVIKIEEKRYKSHGQTAYCEQMQVLDNGNVNRLSPEQIPIDEIYTYTDAGLASDSERGLFKRGKFHDVGCFCQYFYD from the exons ATGGCTCAACCGCCGTCCTCACTGCTCCCATCCGACCAGCGCGACGAATCGCGAAGAAATACCCACACGACACAAATTCGCTCGCTATCTTCAGGCCTCGAGAGCTCATCTGAAGGATCTCCAATCCAAAACGTATTCAGCGATGAATTTTCGTTGGAACCACTTGACCAGTTTAGTAGCAACCGGAGTTCTCTTACCACCCGGAGCCTAACAGATAACTCTCCACCGTCCCCGTTATCCTTGGACGGAGCGCGGCCATCGTCCATGGTCAGCCCTTTCGACGACTCCTCGGATTCGTCGAGAATAGTGATGCAAACACCACGCGAACCACCCATAATCTCCGACCAAGGCAGACACGTCCCAGTTGAAACAAGCCCTGCCGCGCGAGCTGCCTCTGTTTCATCAGAAACGACAAGCAACCAGTCTTCTACACGAAGGAGTTTAAGTCCTTCTTCTCGATTCTCGATGCCGCGTGCAATGAGTCCCTACCGAGGTCAAACCAGACCGAGCCATCCCTATGCCATGTATCCCCAAGGAATCGGTGTCGCTAGATCGTCATCTACCTCCACTGTCTCAACCGTCCGGCCGCCCGAACGTAATTTCGTCGCAGCTGCTCCACAACACCCATATGCAATGTATTCCCAGAATACCGTCCCGGAGGAAGCTGATGGGGCCCAGAATCCGCCTATACCGATCGGTTTCCCGCGCCAAACCCAGCCATACCAAGTGCCCTCGACCCAGGCGCCCAACGAAGTCGGAGATATTGTGGGCCCAGATGGTCATATGGAACAATTACCCCCCTATTCGAGGTATCCAGAAAGCCTTCCTGCCAAACGGGAACTGGCTTCGGACGAAGATGTCTCCACCGACACCGCTCCGACCACGGATGAAACAGCAGTATCCCCTCGACCTGCCGGAAGTAGCGACGCAGGCGAAGACAGACAAGATGCCAACTTGAGTCTAAATGATACTAGTGGAGGCTTCAAAGAAAAGTTGACCAAGAAAGGGCGGAAAAAGGTTTGCTGTGGTGTCCCACTCTGGATGTTCTTCCTTGTCGCTGCGGTATTGCTACTAGGTACGGTTATTGGAGGGGTCATCGGTGGTCTTTTGGGTTCACAGCAAGGGGCAAAACGCGACCCCCCCGCTTCTAGCACGCC GACTGCCACGGTCACTGTCACTGCTGGTACCTTGGATGCAATTCCTTTGCCAACAGGAGATCCAGGTAGCCTACTGCCACTTCCCACAGGACAGTTTAACATTCCAGCGGGGACACTTCAGGATAACTCGAGCAATTGCGTAACTGCTTCGGAGTACGAAAGATCTTGGCAATGCAGAGCCATTGGCATGTTCAATTATGAAATCCAGAAAGACAGAGATGAAAATGCAATGATCGTGTTTACTTCATACAACGTCTCCGGGCATTTTTATTATGGCGCTCAACCACCCATTTTTAGAGACCCGGATCATCCACTTGAGCTGATGCTTGATAAAACGAACGTGTCTCTGGGGCCGGcatacttcttcttcaccGCATTTGACAAGCTTGTGATTATTCCAGACGAAGCCTTTCCCCGCCCAATCCCGAAAAGAGGGGTGGATGGATCCCGATTGCTACAACGCTGGCCTAGGCTTTTTGAAAGAGTGTCGTCCTCCCCTGGCGATAAACCTTGGTTTTGCTGGTGGAATAACACTCTCATTGAAGTTTTCATATATGCGAACGAGACGAGCTCGGCAACAGAAGCCGCAAACTCTCCATCGCCATCCCCATCAGGGACGGCAACGTCTGACGCGTATGAGCCTGAACAGACCATTGGGGAACGCGGCGGTGTAAGGCTTCCGCAGACACCGCAAAATTTCTCCCCGCGTGTTATCAAGATTGAAGAGAAACGCTACAAATCCCATGGACAAACGGCCTATTGTGAACAGATGCAAGTTCTAGACAATGGAAACGTTAATCGACTATCCCCGGAGCAAATTCCCATCGACGAGATCTATACTTACACGGATGCGGGCTTGGCATCGGATAGCGAAAGGGGATTATTTAAACGTGGTAAATTCCATGATGTTGGTTGTTTTTGCCAGTATTTCTATGATTGA